In Planktothrix serta PCC 8927, a single genomic region encodes these proteins:
- a CDS encoding ABC transporter ATP-binding protein, with protein sequence MIPAVLIQNLQKSYGSVPALKDVSLDVQPGEIFGLLGPNGAGKTTTLRALCTLITPDAGRLEISGISVIDQPRLARQRLGYVAQEVALDKVLTGLELLQLQAALYHIPRNTIAERIHQVTNLLGLQDWIDQKTGTYSGGIRKRLDLASGLLHQPDLLVLDEPTVGLDIESRVAVWNFLRQLRENGTTVLITSHYLEEVDALADRVAIIDQGVVIATGTPSQLKDQVGGDRITLRIREFSPVEEAEKAKALLQPLPFVQEIIINNAQGNSLNLVVKSQSDALFTIQQALKDAGLPTFGIAQSRPSLDDVYLAATGRTLLDAEIAAASNRDLKAEKKKSMR encoded by the coding sequence ATGATTCCTGCCGTTCTCATCCAAAATCTACAAAAATCCTATGGCTCTGTCCCAGCCCTTAAAGATGTGTCTCTTGATGTCCAACCGGGGGAAATCTTTGGTTTATTAGGGCCGAATGGAGCCGGAAAAACCACAACTCTACGGGCGTTGTGTACGTTAATTACTCCCGATGCAGGACGTTTAGAAATATCGGGTATTTCTGTGATTGATCAACCCAGATTAGCTCGTCAACGCTTAGGTTATGTCGCTCAAGAAGTGGCTTTAGATAAAGTTTTAACCGGGCTTGAGTTATTACAATTACAAGCAGCCCTCTATCATATTCCTCGAAACACAATTGCCGAACGAATTCATCAGGTTACAAATTTATTAGGATTACAAGATTGGATTGATCAAAAAACCGGAACCTATTCTGGGGGAATTCGTAAACGCTTAGATTTGGCATCGGGGTTATTGCATCAACCGGATTTATTAGTGTTAGATGAACCCACCGTTGGCTTAGACATTGAAAGTCGGGTGGCGGTGTGGAATTTCCTCCGTCAATTAAGGGAAAATGGCACAACAGTTTTAATTACTAGCCATTATTTAGAAGAAGTGGATGCTTTAGCAGATCGAGTGGCAATTATTGATCAAGGAGTAGTGATTGCAACGGGTACACCTTCACAATTAAAAGACCAAGTAGGAGGCGATCGCATTACCCTGAGAATTCGAGAATTTTCGCCTGTGGAAGAAGCCGAAAAAGCCAAAGCATTATTACAACCTTTGCCCTTTGTCCAAGAGATTATTATTAATAATGCTCAAGGTAATTCTTTGAATTTAGTCGTCAAATCTCAAAGCGATGCGTTGTTTACCATTCAACAGGCGTTAAAAGATGCAGGTTTACCTACTTTTGGGATCGCTCAATCTCGACCGAGTTTAGATGATGTCTATTTAGCGGCAACAGGTCGCACCTTACTCGATGCTGAAATTGCCGCCGCCAGTAATCGAGATTTAAAAGCCGAGAAAAAGAAAAGTATGCGTTAG
- a CDS encoding response regulator transcription factor, producing MSRILIAEDEPRIAAFLEKGLRANGFTTTLACNGREAVEKALAHEFDLLILDLGLPDQDGFQVLEQLRGQGEQIPIIILTARDDVTDKVAGLEGGADDYVTKPFRFAELLARVRVRLRHHPTSGNKEDKALTVGQVTLDLYTRQACLGETPITLSAKEFQLLETFLRHPGQVLSREQLLDQVWGYDYDPGSNIVDVYVGYLRKKLGSERIETVRGMGYRLVS from the coding sequence ATGAGTCGAATTCTCATTGCTGAAGATGAACCCCGCATTGCTGCCTTTCTGGAAAAAGGACTGCGAGCGAATGGGTTCACAACAACACTCGCCTGTAACGGACGAGAGGCGGTAGAAAAAGCACTCGCCCATGAGTTTGACTTGTTGATTCTTGACCTAGGGCTTCCCGATCAAGATGGGTTTCAAGTTTTAGAACAATTGCGGGGACAAGGAGAACAAATTCCCATCATTATATTAACGGCTCGTGATGATGTCACCGATAAAGTGGCGGGGTTAGAAGGGGGAGCCGATGACTATGTGACGAAACCCTTCCGGTTTGCTGAACTCTTGGCTCGTGTTCGTGTCCGTTTACGACATCATCCGACATCTGGGAATAAAGAAGATAAAGCGTTAACGGTGGGTCAAGTAACACTGGATTTATATACCCGTCAAGCTTGTTTAGGAGAAACACCAATTACTCTATCGGCTAAGGAATTTCAGCTTTTAGAAACCTTCTTGCGCCATCCGGGTCAAGTGTTGAGTCGAGAACAACTACTGGATCAAGTTTGGGGATATGACTACGATCCCGGATCGAATATTGTTGATGTTTATGTCGGTTATCTCCGCAAGAAGTTGGGGAGTGAGCGAATTGAAACAGTACGGGGGATGGGATATCGTCTGGTTTCTTAA
- a CDS encoding tRNA nucleotidyltransferase/poly(A) polymerase family protein: MPEALADVFSPASWPFELSDLPQPAYLVGGAVRDGLIGRTVTVLDLDFVLLQDAVKTARTLAQYYDAGFVLLDAQRQIARVVFDQVTVDFAQAQGNSLEQDLRRRDFTINAIAFDPFTQTFIDLNNGQEDLQRRLIKMISPENLQDDPLRLLRGYRQAAQLEFEIEGQTQAAIQEFAPLLSRVAVERIRTELVYLLNTENAIPLIQQAWETGLISPWFKSANQQFQRLSQIDVSAIKLAEIYPQLWVELSQELRDTLKISRLSIAKLTCLLNQNTSLAEAELLQLKFSKIELKSALAILKGLSQLELLKTRDLSLREQYFLFQELGLLFPALIVSAIADGFSLESLSPLINRYLNPTDPIAHPKLLLTGNELMEALNLRQSPKIGQLLLEIQLGQIEGKITTLEEAIAYAQKLL, translated from the coding sequence ATGCCTGAAGCTTTAGCCGATGTCTTCTCTCCCGCCAGTTGGCCGTTTGAACTGAGTGATTTGCCTCAACCTGCTTATTTAGTCGGGGGTGCAGTTCGAGATGGGTTAATCGGTCGCACTGTAACCGTTTTAGATTTAGATTTTGTGCTGTTACAGGATGCGGTGAAAACGGCGCGAACCCTGGCTCAATATTATGACGCTGGGTTTGTTTTGTTGGATGCTCAACGGCAGATTGCACGGGTTGTTTTTGACCAGGTAACGGTTGACTTTGCTCAAGCCCAAGGAAATAGTTTAGAACAGGATTTACGCCGACGGGATTTTACGATTAATGCGATCGCTTTTGATCCGTTTACACAAACCTTTATTGATCTTAACAACGGTCAAGAGGATTTACAACGGCGTTTAATTAAAATGATTTCTCCTGAAAATTTACAAGATGACCCTTTACGGTTATTAAGGGGATATCGTCAAGCCGCCCAATTAGAATTTGAAATCGAAGGTCAAACCCAAGCCGCCATTCAAGAATTTGCACCGTTGTTGAGTCGGGTTGCCGTTGAACGTATTCGCACCGAGTTAGTCTATTTATTAAATACAGAAAATGCAATCCCTTTGATCCAACAAGCTTGGGAAACGGGTTTAATTTCTCCCTGGTTTAAAAGTGCAAATCAGCAGTTTCAGCGATTATCACAAATAGATGTATCCGCCATAAAATTAGCAGAAATTTACCCTCAATTATGGGTTGAATTATCTCAAGAATTACGGGATACTTTAAAAATATCTCGTTTATCAATAGCTAAATTAACTTGTTTATTAAATCAGAATACTTCCTTAGCTGAAGCAGAATTATTACAGTTAAAATTTAGTAAAATAGAATTAAAAAGTGCTTTAGCAATTTTAAAAGGCTTATCTCAATTGGAGTTATTGAAAACTAGAGATTTATCCCTAAGAGAACAATATTTTTTATTCCAAGAGTTAGGATTATTATTTCCGGCTTTAATTGTGAGTGCAATAGCCGATGGGTTTTCCTTAGAGAGTCTTTCCCCTTTAATTAATCGTTATCTTAACCCCACTGATCCTATCGCTCACCCTAAATTATTATTAACTGGAAATGAATTAATGGAAGCGTTAAATTTACGTCAAAGTCCAAAAATTGGACAACTTTTATTAGAGATTCAGTTAGGACAAATTGAAGGAAAAATAACAACGCTTGAAGAAGCGATCGCTTATGCTCAAAAATTATTATAA
- a CDS encoding Ycf34 family protein, producing MCICVNCHYVDRCTTYHAVEIQHEERHLTENPTFEPTEPTINVNIRTPNDHEIEMEWDVVGCLSFKEEKGKWAKLRPGELVPT from the coding sequence ATGTGTATTTGTGTGAATTGTCATTATGTTGATCGCTGTACCACCTACCACGCCGTAGAAATACAGCATGAAGAACGCCATTTGACCGAAAACCCCACCTTTGAACCCACCGAACCCACCATTAACGTCAATATCCGCACCCCTAATGACCATGAAATCGAAATGGAATGGGATGTAGTCGGATGTTTGAGTTTTAAAGAAGAAAAGGGTAAATGGGCAAAATTAAGACCAGGGGAATTAGTTCCGACTTAA
- a CDS encoding serine/threonine-protein kinase: MSYCFNLNCSHPQNSGDSKFCQNCGSKLLLSSVSDDAESVIYRGIQLIGQGGFGRTFLAVEESQPLKPYCVIKQFLPQGRSAVKATELFQQEAQQLQNLGQHSQIPKGLAYFAQEGYQYLVQEFIEGKNLAQELQEKGVFNEDKILFILKDLLPVLQFIHERKVIHRDIKPENIIRRFNTKKPIGNLVLVDFGAAKLVTGGMLPKTGTIIGSAAFTAPEQLMGKAVFSSDLYSLGVTCIHLLTSIPPFDLFDSTEGTWVWRDYLKAPISDQLGHILDKMLQNGTRHRYHSAAAILQQINPKPDYVQVMPGLTLNPEIGFQALPEQKEIIPPAPPVSIACESTVNSQPIAEVSPAKPLDKINQIQDILQTRLEKYGILQVQVNQTQRQQLTIVLNRDENRQIKYKELLPIIGYELTNFQINNIEKVKLLGRLNNRGVPEWQSSLKIDRKTQLKNKIIRFQNNSFIFHLEQLKSPQFWIHQIQRREFWLDGLMIAMIVFIFTDKIIIFKPIIALLIAAGFWGVKHQVNRRNTLNINQLFATITTLFLMFGWLHLRIWVEGSFGIILAGLFISMPIFFSRHPS; encoded by the coding sequence ATGAGTTATTGTTTTAATCTGAATTGTTCTCATCCACAGAATTCTGGTGATAGCAAGTTTTGTCAAAATTGTGGATCTAAATTGTTGTTGAGTTCTGTTTCTGATGATGCTGAGTCGGTAATTTATCGAGGAATTCAATTAATCGGACAGGGGGGATTTGGTCGGACATTTTTAGCGGTTGAGGAGAGTCAACCGTTAAAACCCTATTGTGTGATTAAACAATTTTTACCCCAAGGTCGTAGTGCTGTCAAAGCTACAGAATTGTTTCAACAAGAAGCGCAACAATTACAAAATTTGGGTCAACATTCCCAAATTCCTAAAGGTTTAGCCTATTTTGCCCAAGAGGGCTATCAATATTTAGTTCAAGAATTTATTGAAGGTAAAAACTTAGCCCAAGAATTGCAAGAAAAAGGAGTTTTTAATGAAGACAAAATATTGTTTATTTTAAAAGACTTATTACCTGTTTTGCAGTTTATTCATGAACGAAAAGTCATTCACCGAGATATTAAACCAGAAAATATTATTCGTCGATTTAATACCAAAAAACCCATCGGAAATTTAGTTCTAGTGGATTTTGGGGCAGCTAAATTAGTTACAGGCGGGATGCTTCCTAAAACGGGAACAATTATTGGTAGTGCTGCTTTTACTGCCCCCGAACAATTAATGGGAAAAGCGGTTTTTTCGAGTGATTTATATAGTTTAGGGGTGACTTGTATTCATTTATTGACAAGTATTCCTCCCTTTGATTTATTTGATAGTACAGAAGGAACTTGGGTTTGGCGAGATTATTTGAAAGCTCCTATCAGTGATCAACTCGGACATATTTTAGATAAAATGTTGCAGAATGGAACCCGTCATCGTTACCATTCGGCGGCGGCAATTTTACAACAAATTAATCCTAAACCCGATTATGTTCAGGTAATGCCGGGATTAACCCTTAATCCTGAAATTGGGTTTCAAGCTTTACCTGAACAGAAGGAAATTATTCCTCCTGCTCCTCCTGTTTCTATTGCTTGTGAATCAACGGTTAATTCACAACCTATTGCTGAAGTTTCTCCAGCAAAACCTCTGGATAAAATTAACCAAATTCAAGACATTTTGCAAACCCGTTTAGAGAAGTATGGGATTCTTCAGGTACAGGTCAATCAAACCCAAAGACAGCAGTTAACAATTGTTTTAAATCGAGATGAAAATCGACAAATTAAATATAAAGAATTGCTGCCTATTATTGGTTATGAATTAACTAATTTCCAAATCAATAATATTGAGAAAGTTAAACTTTTAGGACGGCTCAATAATCGAGGGGTTCCTGAGTGGCAATCTTCGTTGAAAATAGATCGAAAAACTCAGTTAAAAAACAAAATTATTCGCTTTCAAAATAATTCTTTTATTTTCCATTTAGAGCAACTCAAATCTCCCCAGTTTTGGATTCACCAAATTCAAAGGCGAGAGTTCTGGCTAGATGGATTAATGATAGCGATGATTGTGTTTATCTTTACCGATAAAATTATTATCTTCAAACCGATAATAGCATTATTGATTGCCGCAGGATTTTGGGGCGTTAAACATCAAGTCAATCGCCGGAATACTTTAAACATCAATCAACTCTTTGCCACCATTACCACCCTATTTTTGATGTTTGGCTGGTTACACTTAAGGATTTGGGTGGAGGGATCATTTGGTATAATCTTAGCGGGCTTGTTTATTTCCATGCCCATCTTTTTTTCCCGTCATCCCTCTTAA
- the tsaB gene encoding tRNA (adenosine(37)-N6)-threonylcarbamoyltransferase complex dimerization subunit type 1 TsaB produces MQSISSQPRYGLAIHTSSPDLGLAISNFQDVHRCQSWALGRDLSTQLHQYLSEFIQPQTWSDLGWIAVAKGPGSFTGTRIGVVTARTLAQQLNIPVFAISTLAAIAYKEQFKLIQNQDENSVIALEMRAQRGQLFVAIYGRNKDTPFELIPRLADSVMSPQQWAQTLASWQTPYHQVQIEAGLGETAMQLLELGHLDWKLGKQPHWSEALPYYGQHPVEL; encoded by the coding sequence GTGCAGTCAATTTCCTCCCAACCTCGTTATGGTTTAGCCATTCATACCAGTAGTCCTGATTTGGGATTAGCAATTAGTAATTTTCAGGACGTTCATCGCTGTCAATCTTGGGCTTTGGGGCGGGATTTATCCACCCAATTGCATCAATATTTATCAGAGTTTATTCAACCTCAAACTTGGTCAGATTTGGGCTGGATTGCGGTTGCTAAAGGGCCAGGAAGTTTTACCGGAACTCGCATTGGGGTTGTCACCGCCCGAACTTTAGCCCAACAGTTAAATATTCCTGTGTTTGCCATTTCTACTTTAGCCGCGATCGCTTACAAAGAACAGTTTAAATTGATACAAAATCAGGATGAAAATTCAGTCATTGCCTTAGAAATGCGGGCGCAACGAGGTCAACTTTTTGTCGCAATTTATGGTAGAAATAAAGACACCCCTTTCGAGTTAATTCCCCGATTAGCGGATAGCGTCATGTCCCCTCAACAGTGGGCACAAACCTTAGCCTCTTGGCAAACTCCCTATCATCAGGTACAGATAGAAGCAGGGTTAGGAGAAACTGCAATGCAATTACTGGAATTAGGGCATTTAGACTGGAAATTGGGAAAACAACCCCACTGGTCAGAAGCCTTACCCTATTATGGACAGCACCCGGTAGAACTCTAA
- a CDS encoding undecaprenyl-diphosphate phosphatase gives MVFMTGFSWKLEAANLFLQTPTPPPVDAPINILEAFLLGLIQGVTEFLPISSTAHLKVIPVMLGWGDPGIAFTAIIQLGSIAAVIWFFWQDLAQVTLGSWRAIQKKDYDSVDFRLALAIALGTIPIVFFGLLIKLFIPDYDNSPLRSMVVIGFASIGMAFLLGLAEKIGTRKRDFEQLKVRDGILMGLAEALALIPGVSRSGSTITAGLFIGLERATAARFSFLLGIPAITLAGIVELKTLLIDDIGNIQILPLLVGLISSAIFSYLSIAWLIRYLQRKSTWIFVWYRLAFGVAILAAVWGGALKNI, from the coding sequence ATGGTTTTTATGACAGGTTTTTCTTGGAAATTAGAAGCAGCTAATCTATTTCTTCAAACTCCAACGCCCCCTCCAGTAGATGCCCCAATTAATATATTAGAGGCGTTTCTTTTAGGATTAATTCAAGGGGTGACGGAATTTTTACCCATTAGCAGTACCGCCCATTTAAAAGTAATTCCGGTGATGTTAGGTTGGGGAGATCCGGGTATTGCGTTTACGGCGATTATTCAGTTAGGTAGTATTGCGGCAGTAATTTGGTTTTTTTGGCAGGATTTAGCTCAAGTTACCCTAGGATCATGGCGAGCTATTCAAAAAAAAGATTATGATTCTGTAGACTTTCGTTTAGCTTTAGCAATTGCTTTAGGAACGATTCCAATTGTATTTTTTGGGCTTTTAATTAAACTTTTTATTCCTGATTATGATAATTCTCCATTGCGGAGTATGGTAGTAATTGGATTCGCTTCTATTGGGATGGCATTCTTATTAGGATTAGCCGAAAAAATAGGAACTAGAAAACGAGATTTTGAACAGCTAAAAGTCCGAGATGGGATATTAATGGGATTAGCCGAAGCCTTAGCCTTAATTCCCGGAGTATCTCGATCTGGATCTACCATTACGGCTGGATTATTTATCGGTTTAGAACGAGCAACGGCCGCCCGCTTTTCTTTTCTATTAGGAATTCCAGCGATTACTTTAGCCGGAATTGTAGAATTAAAAACCCTATTGATCGATGATATTGGAAATATACAAATCCTACCTCTCCTCGTGGGTTTAATTTCTTCCGCAATTTTTTCCTATTTATCAATTGCTTGGTTAATTCGTTATTTACAAAGAAAAAGCACTTGGATTTTTGTCTGGTATCGTCTCGCCTTTGGAGTTGCTATTCTAGCCGCAGTCTGGGGGGGTGCGTTAAAAAATATTTAG
- a CDS encoding TIGR03279 family radical SAM protein produces MIHPAKITTVLPDSLAEEIGFEAGDAIISINGQQPRDLIDYQFLCADEILELEVLDRYGKTHQVEIEKDYDQDLGLEFESALFDGLIQCNNRCPFCFIDQQPPGKRETLYLKDDDYRLSFLYGSYLTLTNLSQREWDRIAQMRLSPLYISVHATEPEIRIQLLKNPRAGQILDQLKWFKKNRLQIHAQVVVCPGINDGQHLEQTLLDLAQFHRGRIPTVASVAVVPVGLTRFRPSEDELIPVTPKKAQEIITQVQNLQQKFQQEFGSNCVWIADELFLIAGAELPPESHYQDYPQIGNGVGSIRKFIKEFEQTVKEYPTQFCSTPRQFTWVMGNAVEKAFKPLVKSLNDISGLKVNMVALASQYWGQEITVTGLLTGQDLLQELTGKMLGDGILLPSVMLKQGEPVFLDDMTVAELSEQLQVPIFPVSNVEELISIVIKDSD; encoded by the coding sequence ATGATTCATCCTGCTAAAATTACAACGGTATTACCCGACTCTCTCGCGGAAGAAATTGGCTTTGAAGCGGGAGATGCGATTATTTCGATTAACGGACAACAACCTCGTGATTTAATTGATTATCAATTTTTATGCGCCGATGAAATCTTAGAATTAGAAGTTTTAGATCGTTACGGAAAAACTCATCAAGTCGAAATTGAAAAAGATTATGATCAAGATTTAGGATTAGAGTTTGAATCCGCTTTATTTGATGGATTAATACAATGTAATAATCGCTGTCCGTTTTGTTTTATTGATCAACAACCCCCCGGAAAACGGGAAACCCTTTATTTAAAAGATGATGATTATCGCTTGAGCTTTTTGTATGGTTCCTATTTAACCTTAACCAATTTATCTCAACGAGAATGGGATAGAATTGCTCAAATGCGTCTTTCTCCTCTGTATATTTCCGTTCACGCCACCGAACCAGAGATCAGAATTCAATTATTAAAAAATCCCCGCGCCGGACAAATATTAGATCAGTTAAAATGGTTTAAAAAGAACCGTTTACAAATTCATGCTCAAGTGGTAGTTTGTCCGGGAATTAATGATGGTCAACACCTAGAACAAACCCTCTTAGATTTAGCTCAATTTCATCGCGGAAGAATCCCTACCGTTGCTTCCGTTGCGGTTGTTCCCGTAGGGTTAACTCGCTTTCGTCCCTCTGAAGATGAATTAATCCCGGTTACTCCTAAAAAAGCGCAAGAAATTATTACTCAAGTTCAGAATTTACAACAAAAATTTCAACAAGAATTCGGATCAAATTGTGTTTGGATTGCGGATGAACTGTTTTTAATTGCAGGTGCAGAATTACCTCCCGAATCCCATTATCAAGATTATCCTCAAATTGGCAATGGAGTCGGTTCTATTCGCAAATTTATTAAAGAATTTGAACAAACCGTCAAAGAATACCCGACTCAATTTTGTTCTACTCCCCGTCAGTTCACTTGGGTTATGGGAAATGCCGTTGAAAAAGCCTTTAAACCCCTCGTAAAATCTTTAAATGATATTTCAGGACTAAAGGTTAATATGGTAGCCTTAGCGAGTCAATATTGGGGTCAAGAGATTACGGTTACAGGTCTATTAACCGGACAAGATTTGCTCCAAGAATTAACAGGAAAAATGTTAGGAGATGGGATCTTATTACCCTCGGTGATGTTAAAACAAGGGGAACCTGTGTTTCTGGATGATATGACGGTGGCGGAACTTTCCGAACAACTTCAGGTTCCTATTTTTCCGGTGAGTAATGTTGAAGAATTAATCTCAATTGTGATCAAAGATTCAGATTAA